The following coding sequences lie in one Pseudomonas sp. B33.4 genomic window:
- a CDS encoding GNAT family N-acetyltransferase, producing MNMTIRLALPADATALPAIERSAAELFRLNPPLAWLADAEVADAAFHVQAIRQARVWVAEACEGQLAGFLRAVPVDNQLHIEELSVSQHFQGQGIGRKLLSAAIAQAGEQQLCAVTLTTFRDLPWNAPFYQRMGFTLLNADETAAHLIDALHHDSAHGLPAERRCAMRLMLR from the coding sequence ATGAACATGACCATCCGTCTTGCACTGCCGGCTGATGCGACCGCCCTCCCCGCCATCGAACGCTCGGCCGCCGAGCTGTTTCGTCTTAATCCGCCACTGGCCTGGCTGGCCGACGCCGAAGTGGCCGACGCCGCGTTTCATGTGCAGGCCATCCGGCAGGCCCGGGTGTGGGTCGCCGAAGCCTGCGAGGGGCAACTTGCCGGGTTCTTGCGCGCGGTGCCCGTCGATAACCAACTGCATATAGAGGAACTGTCCGTCAGCCAACACTTTCAGGGTCAGGGTATCGGCCGCAAGTTACTCTCGGCGGCAATCGCGCAGGCCGGCGAGCAACAACTTTGTGCGGTCACGCTGACCACCTTCCGCGACCTGCCGTGGAATGCGCCGTTCTATCAACGAATGGGTTTTACGCTATTGAACGCGGATGAAACGGCCGCGCATTTAATCGACGCCTTGCACCACGACAGCGCCCACGGTTTGCCCGCTGAACGGCGTTGCGCCATGCGCCTGATGTTGCGCTGA
- a CDS encoding LysR family transcriptional regulator, whose amino-acid sequence METPLSNSGNPPPKTAQRAPLALSGLDFKLLKVFKAVVEAGGFSAAQNELNVGLAAISKQISDLEIRIGMRLCTRGREGFHLTEEGRLVYQASIDLFTSVDNFRDRLSSAQNELIGDLGVGVIDNTITDENSPLVAALKQLNEQSPKVRFQLQASQLDEVERGVVEGRLVAGIVPVYQRREEFDYYPLYEERSQVYCAVGHPLFDMPEAQMGSNVLQDYECINHRYAIHRDKLNYARYDSFSASATQVEAVALLIKTGRFVGFLPEHYAATMVAAGQLRAVLPERISISTPFHLILRHNTVRSPLVKAFAQALGVDLKSPA is encoded by the coding sequence ATGGAAACCCCACTTTCCAATTCCGGAAACCCGCCGCCGAAAACGGCTCAACGCGCACCGTTGGCGCTCAGCGGACTGGACTTCAAACTGCTCAAGGTGTTCAAGGCAGTGGTCGAGGCCGGAGGCTTCAGCGCCGCGCAGAACGAGCTGAACGTGGGCCTTGCCGCTATCAGCAAACAAATTTCCGATCTGGAAATTCGCATCGGCATGCGCCTCTGTACGCGGGGTCGAGAGGGTTTTCACCTGACCGAAGAAGGGCGTCTGGTGTATCAGGCGTCGATTGACTTGTTTACCTCGGTCGACAACTTTCGTGATCGGCTTAGTTCTGCACAGAATGAACTTATTGGCGACCTCGGCGTAGGCGTTATCGACAATACAATTACCGATGAGAATTCACCGTTAGTTGCCGCGCTTAAACAACTGAATGAGCAATCGCCAAAGGTCAGGTTCCAACTTCAGGCCTCGCAACTCGATGAAGTCGAAAGAGGCGTAGTAGAGGGGCGTCTGGTGGCCGGCATTGTTCCGGTGTATCAACGCCGAGAAGAGTTCGACTATTACCCGTTGTATGAGGAACGTTCGCAGGTTTACTGCGCCGTTGGCCACCCGTTGTTCGACATGCCCGAGGCGCAAATGGGCAGCAACGTGTTGCAGGATTACGAGTGCATCAACCACCGCTACGCGATCCACCGCGACAAGCTCAATTACGCGCGCTACGACAGTTTTTCCGCGTCGGCGACCCAGGTCGAAGCCGTAGCCCTGCTGATCAAGACCGGGCGTTTCGTGGGTTTTCTACCCGAGCACTACGCCGCCACAATGGTCGCGGCGGGGCAGTTGCGAGCGGTACTGCCGGAGCGCATCAGCATCAGCACGCCGTTCCATTTGATCCTGCGCCACAACACCGTACGCAGTCCGTTGGTCAAGGCGTTTGCCCAGGCACTGGGTGTAGATCTGAAGTCGCCGGCCTGA
- the argH gene encoding argininosuccinate lyase, with the protein MSQTTERLWGARFKSGPSAALAALSRCPERYFRLTPYDLAGSKAHAGELQRAGLLDEQETRTMLEALDGIGVDFRAGRIAPTLDDEDVHTFIERLLTERLGALGGKLRAGRSRNDQTANDLRLFLRDHVRTLAVEVLALQQALVDQAEQHVESICPGFTHLQQAQPIVFAHHLLAHAQSMLRDVQRLVDWDARTSLSPLGAAAMAGSAIARQPQQSAKEMGYAGVCENSIDAVASRDHVAEFLFIASMLGINISRLAEEFCLWSSRQFRWVDLDDAYATGSSIMPQKKNPDIAELARGKAGRLIGNLTGLLSTLKSLPLSYNRDLSEDKHGVLDSVDTLLLVLPAMAGMVATMTVNVEELRRQAPLGFTLATEVADWLAVRGVPFKEAHEITGALVQACEKHGIELWEASPALLAEIDPRLTADVRDSLTLEAAIAARSGWGGTAPQQVREQIGRLKTALAVQQQWTENYQGFRL; encoded by the coding sequence ATGTCTCAAACCACCGAACGCCTCTGGGGCGCCCGCTTCAAAAGCGGCCCTTCCGCCGCCCTTGCTGCCTTGTCCCGTTGCCCCGAGCGCTACTTCCGCCTGACGCCGTACGACCTCGCCGGCTCCAAGGCGCATGCCGGGGAATTGCAGCGTGCCGGTCTGCTCGACGAGCAGGAAACGCGCACCATGCTCGAAGCGCTGGACGGCATCGGTGTCGACTTCCGCGCCGGCCGTATTGCGCCGACACTGGACGACGAAGACGTGCACACCTTCATCGAACGCCTGCTCACCGAGCGTCTCGGCGCACTGGGCGGCAAGTTGCGCGCCGGGCGTTCGCGCAACGATCAGACGGCCAACGACTTGCGCCTGTTTCTGCGCGATCACGTGCGCACTCTCGCCGTCGAAGTCCTCGCTTTGCAGCAAGCGCTGGTCGATCAGGCCGAACAGCATGTCGAGAGCATTTGCCCGGGTTTCACCCACTTGCAGCAGGCGCAACCGATTGTGTTCGCCCACCACTTGTTGGCCCACGCGCAATCGATGCTGCGTGACGTGCAGCGCCTGGTCGACTGGGACGCGCGCACCTCGTTGTCGCCACTCGGTGCCGCGGCCATGGCCGGTTCAGCGATTGCCCGCCAGCCGCAGCAATCGGCCAAGGAAATGGGTTACGCCGGGGTCTGCGAGAACTCCATCGACGCCGTGGCCAGCCGCGATCACGTGGCGGAATTCCTGTTTATCGCCAGCATGCTCGGCATCAATATTTCGCGCCTCGCCGAAGAGTTTTGCCTGTGGTCGTCGCGCCAGTTCCGCTGGGTCGATCTGGACGATGCCTATGCCACCGGCAGTTCGATCATGCCGCAGAAGAAAAACCCGGATATCGCTGAACTGGCGCGGGGCAAGGCTGGACGGCTGATCGGCAACCTGACCGGTTTGCTGTCGACGCTGAAATCCCTGCCACTGTCGTACAACCGCGACCTCAGCGAAGACAAGCACGGCGTGCTCGACAGCGTCGACACCCTGCTGCTGGTGCTGCCAGCGATGGCCGGCATGGTCGCGACCATGACCGTCAACGTCGAAGAGCTGCGCCGCCAGGCGCCGCTGGGTTTCACCCTCGCCACTGAAGTCGCCGACTGGCTGGCGGTACGCGGCGTGCCATTCAAGGAAGCCCACGAAATCACCGGCGCGTTGGTGCAGGCCTGTGAAAAACACGGCATCGAATTGTGGGAAGCGTCGCCGGCGCTGTTGGCCGAAATCGATCCACGCCTGACCGCCGATGTGCGCGACAGCCTGACCCTGGAAGCGGCCATCGCGGCCCGCAGCGGTTGGGGCGGCACCGCGCCGCAACAGGTCCGCGAGCAGATCGGCCGCCTGAAAACCGCCCTCGCCGTGCAACAGCAATGGACGGAAAACTACCAGGGCTTCCGCCTCTAA
- a CDS encoding amino acid ABC transporter permease has product MSQTQAERLQAERKLAENQFDITQYQHVPRRYYGRIFFATVIVIAIIGLVRAFAEGKIEWSYIGQFLTSEAIMWGLFNTIIMAVLAMALGIVFGVITAIMRMSANPILRYVAVTYTWLFRGTPLILQLLLWFNLALIFPTIGIPGLVELDTVSLMTPFVAALLGLSINQGAYTAEVVRAGLLSVDTGQYEAAKSIGMPRLQALRRIILPQAMRIIIPPVGNEFIGMVKMTSLASVIQYSELLYNAQNIYYANARVMELLIVAGIWYLATVTVLSFGQSRLERRFARGAGKRS; this is encoded by the coding sequence ATGAGCCAGACCCAGGCAGAACGACTCCAGGCGGAGCGCAAACTGGCAGAAAACCAGTTCGATATCACCCAGTACCAACACGTGCCGCGGCGTTACTACGGGCGGATCTTCTTCGCCACGGTGATTGTGATCGCGATCATCGGCCTGGTACGCGCCTTCGCCGAAGGCAAGATCGAATGGTCGTACATCGGCCAGTTCCTCACCTCCGAAGCGATCATGTGGGGCCTGTTCAACACCATCATCATGGCCGTGCTGGCGATGGCGCTGGGCATCGTGTTCGGGGTGATCACGGCGATCATGCGCATGTCGGCCAACCCTATCCTGCGCTACGTGGCCGTGACCTACACCTGGCTGTTTCGCGGCACGCCGCTGATTTTGCAGCTGCTGTTGTGGTTCAACCTGGCGCTGATTTTTCCCACCATCGGCATTCCCGGTCTGGTCGAGCTCGACACCGTCAGCCTGATGACACCGTTCGTGGCCGCCCTGCTCGGCTTGAGCATCAACCAGGGCGCCTACACCGCTGAAGTGGTGCGTGCCGGCCTGTTGTCGGTGGACACCGGTCAATACGAGGCGGCCAAGTCGATCGGCATGCCGCGCCTGCAAGCGCTGCGCCGGATCATCCTGCCGCAGGCCATGCGCATCATCATTCCGCCGGTCGGCAACGAGTTTATCGGCATGGTCAAAATGACCTCGCTGGCCAGCGTGATTCAGTACTCGGAACTGCTCTACAACGCGCAGAACATCTACTACGCCAACGCCCGCGTGATGGAGCTGCTGATCGTCGCAGGCATCTGGTATCTGGCCACCGTCACCGTGCTGTCCTTCGGTCAAAGCCGTCTGGAGCGTCGTTTCGCTCGCGGCGCCGGCAAGCGTTCTTGA
- a CDS encoding amino acid ABC transporter ATP-binding protein — translation MRSIVKAVSLNKYYDQYHALKDINIEVEQGEVLCIIGPSGSGKSTLLRCVNQLEKIDKGGLWVDGELVGYRVVGNKLHELNESQIARQRLATGMVFQRFNLFPHMTVLQNIIEGPCQVLKRSPKEAHEEALELLARVGLADKRDSYPIELSGGQQQRVAIARALAMRPKLMLFDEPTSALDPELVGEVLSVMRDLAQTGMTMIVVTHELGFAREVSNRMVFMDGGQIVEAGSPEEILISPQNPRTQSFISAVRT, via the coding sequence ATGAGAAGCATCGTCAAGGCCGTCAGCCTGAACAAGTATTACGACCAGTACCACGCGCTCAAGGACATCAACATCGAAGTCGAGCAAGGCGAAGTGCTGTGCATCATCGGCCCGTCCGGCTCGGGCAAGAGCACCCTGCTGCGTTGCGTCAATCAGCTGGAAAAGATCGACAAGGGTGGCCTGTGGGTTGACGGCGAGCTGGTCGGTTACCGCGTTGTCGGCAACAAGCTGCACGAGCTCAACGAGTCGCAGATCGCCCGGCAACGTCTGGCCACCGGCATGGTGTTCCAGCGGTTCAACCTGTTCCCGCACATGACCGTGCTGCAAAACATCATCGAAGGCCCGTGCCAGGTACTCAAGCGTTCGCCGAAAGAAGCACACGAAGAAGCCCTGGAACTGTTGGCCCGCGTCGGCCTCGCCGACAAACGCGACAGCTACCCGATCGAACTGTCGGGCGGTCAGCAGCAACGCGTGGCGATTGCCCGGGCGTTGGCCATGCGCCCGAAATTGATGCTGTTCGATGAACCCACTTCGGCACTCGACCCGGAACTGGTCGGTGAGGTGCTGTCGGTGATGCGCGATCTGGCGCAGACCGGCATGACCATGATCGTCGTCACCCATGAACTGGGCTTCGCCCGCGAGGTTTCCAATCGCATGGTGTTCATGGACGGCGGGCAGATCGTGGAGGCTGGAAGCCCCGAAGAAATACTAATAAGTCCGCAAAACCCGCGCACCCAAAGCTTCATTTCTGCCGTTCGAACCTAA
- a CDS encoding ABC transporter substrate-binding protein, which translates to MKNFVIPAVLASVMSCGFAVAADLPASIKDKGEIVVAIMPNYPPMDFKDPATNTLTGLDYDLGNALAERLGVKIKWQETGFEQMINALTTDRVDLVLSGMTDTAERQASVTFVDYFTSGPQFYTLQKNAATNEIIDLCGKKVGTSRRTTFPAEIAAWSKANCEAAGKPAINVIGTEGSADARAQLRQSRIDAAMQGSETLSYLKTQEKDMYKTVDQPISVQFTGLGVSKKKPELSEAVKVALQSMVDDGSYGAILKKWDLELGAIKDVTVNAGK; encoded by the coding sequence ATGAAGAATTTTGTTATCCCCGCTGTACTCGCTTCCGTCATGTCTTGCGGTTTCGCCGTGGCCGCCGATTTGCCGGCCAGCATCAAGGACAAAGGCGAGATCGTTGTCGCGATCATGCCCAACTACCCGCCGATGGATTTCAAGGATCCGGCCACCAACACCCTCACCGGTCTCGACTACGACCTGGGCAATGCCCTCGCCGAACGTCTGGGCGTGAAGATCAAATGGCAGGAAACCGGCTTCGAGCAAATGATCAACGCGCTGACCACTGACCGCGTCGACCTGGTGCTGTCGGGCATGACCGACACTGCTGAGCGTCAGGCCAGCGTGACCTTCGTCGACTACTTCACCAGCGGCCCGCAGTTCTACACCTTGCAGAAGAACGCGGCGACCAACGAGATCATCGACCTGTGCGGCAAGAAAGTCGGCACCAGCCGCCGCACCACATTCCCGGCGGAAATCGCCGCGTGGAGCAAGGCCAACTGCGAGGCCGCCGGCAAACCGGCAATCAACGTGATCGGCACCGAAGGCTCGGCCGACGCCCGCGCGCAACTGCGCCAGAGCCGCATTGACGCGGCGATGCAAGGCAGCGAGACCCTGTCGTACCTGAAGACTCAGGAAAAGGACATGTACAAGACTGTCGACCAGCCGATCTCCGTGCAGTTCACCGGTCTGGGCGTGAGCAAGAAAAAGCCTGAGCTGAGTGAGGCGGTGAAGGTCGCGTTACAGAGCATGGTCGATGACGGCAGCTATGGCGCGATCCTGAAAAAATGGGACCTGGAACTGGGCGCGATCAAGGACGTGACGGTCAACGCGGGCAAGTAA